One Thermosipho africanus Ob7 genomic region harbors:
- the rpsL gene encoding 30S ribosomal protein S12: MPTINQLVRHGRKVIKEKSKSPALQGHPQKRGVCVRVSTMTPKKPNSALRKIARVRLSNGIEVTAYIPGIGHNLQEHSVVLVRGGRVKDLPGIRYKIIRGALDAAGVENRKQSRSKYGAKRPKK; the protein is encoded by the coding sequence ATGCCTACAATTAATCAGTTGGTAAGGCACGGTAGAAAGGTTATTAAGGAAAAATCAAAATCTCCAGCACTTCAAGGACATCCACAAAAAAGAGGAGTTTGTGTCAGGGTTTCTACGATGACACCAAAAAAACCTAACTCAGCTTTGAGAAAAATTGCTAGGGTTAGATTAAGCAATGGAATAGAAGTTACAGCATATATTCCAGGTATAGGTCATAACTTGCAGGAACACTCAGTTGTTTTGGTAAGAGGTGGAAGGGTTAAAGACTTACCAGGTATTAGGTATAAGATTATTAGAGGAGCATTGGATGCAGCAGGTGTTGAAAATAGAAAACAATCCAGAAGTAAATACGGTGCTAAGAGACCTAAGAAATAA
- the rpsG gene encoding 30S ribosomal protein S7 has protein sequence MRRRRAEVRKVPPDPIYNDVLVSKLINRVMWDGKKSIAQKIVYKAMEYLSEKTKKDPLEALHQAIDNVRPLVEVRPRRVGGATYQVPIEVEEPRKTSLALRWIVEAARSKKGRPMAEKLGEELVNAFNNTGTAIKKKEDVHRMAEANRAFAHFRW, from the coding sequence ATGAGAAGAAGGAGAGCAGAAGTTAGAAAAGTTCCACCTGATCCAATATATAACGATGTATTGGTTTCAAAACTTATAAATAGAGTAATGTGGGATGGAAAAAAATCAATAGCACAAAAAATTGTATATAAAGCAATGGAATATTTGTCAGAGAAAACAAAAAAGGATCCGCTTGAAGCTTTACATCAGGCAATTGATAATGTAAGACCACTTGTCGAAGTAAGGCCAAGAAGAGTCGGTGGTGCAACTTATCAGGTTCCAATTGAAGTTGAAGAGCCAAGAAAGACCTCTCTTGCTTTAAGATGGATTGTTGAAGCAGCAAGATCAAAAAAAGGTAGACCAATGGCTGAAAAGCTTGGGGAAGAGCTTGTTAACGCATTTAATAATACAGGAACTGCGATTAAGAAGAAAGAAGATGTTCACAGAATGGCCGAAGCAAACAGAGCATTTGCACACTTCAGATGGTAA
- the fusA gene encoding elongation factor G, which yields MKEIQAIYVDLKKLRNIGIMAHIDAGKTTTTERILFYTGRKHNIGSVDDGTATMDWMVQEKERGITIVSAATTCMWKGHRINIIDTPGHVDFTIEVERALRVLDGAVAVFDAAAGVEPQSETVWRQADKYNVPRIAFMNKMDKLGADFEMAVQTMVDRLKANPIPVQMPMGAEDSFEGVIDLIEMKAIRWLDENGTEMVYEEIPEKYKAKAEEMREDLLEKVAELDDEIMMLYLEGEEISNDLIKKALRKATIENKATPVFCGSAKMNRGVQPLLDGILEYLPSPLDMPPVRGWNQNGEEVQIKPSEDEPFTALAFKIQADPYVGKLTFFRVYSGRLEKGSYVYNSTKGKKERISRLIFMHADKREDVEYVRAGDIVAAIGLKDTKTGDTLCDEKRPVILEKMEFPEPVISIAIEPETKNDQDKLSKALTLLSDEDPSFRAYVDHETGETIISGMGELHLEIIVDRLKREFNTKVRVGQPQVAYRETIQEPAEAEGKYIRQSGGRGQYGHVIMRFEPIDLSKTFEFEDRIVGGVIPKEYIPAVEEGVREAAQSGVLAGYPMVGIKAILLDGSYHEVDSSEMAFKIAASMAFKEAVKKAKPILLEPIMRVEVTTPEEYMGNIIADLNSRRAHVETLESRGHLRIIKALVPLSEMFGYATDLRSLSQGRATYTMVLERYAKVPDKLAEKIISK from the coding sequence ATGAAGGAGATACAGGCTATATACGTTGACTTGAAAAAATTAAGGAACATTGGAATAATGGCTCATATTGATGCTGGTAAAACTACTACTACTGAAAGAATACTTTTTTACACAGGTAGAAAGCATAATATTGGTAGCGTTGATGATGGCACAGCGACAATGGACTGGATGGTTCAGGAAAAAGAAAGAGGTATTACCATAGTTTCTGCTGCAACCACATGTATGTGGAAAGGCCATCGTATTAATATTATTGACACTCCAGGGCACGTTGACTTTACAATAGAAGTTGAACGTGCTTTAAGAGTTTTAGATGGAGCAGTTGCTGTTTTTGATGCTGCAGCAGGTGTTGAACCACAATCTGAAACAGTTTGGAGACAGGCTGATAAATACAACGTTCCAAGGATTGCCTTCATGAACAAAATGGATAAACTTGGAGCAGATTTTGAAATGGCTGTTCAAACAATGGTGGACAGGTTAAAAGCAAATCCTATACCTGTCCAAATGCCGATGGGTGCTGAAGATTCTTTTGAAGGCGTTATAGATTTAATAGAAATGAAAGCAATTAGATGGCTAGATGAAAATGGTACAGAAATGGTTTACGAAGAGATTCCAGAAAAGTATAAGGCAAAAGCTGAGGAAATGAGAGAAGATTTGTTAGAAAAAGTTGCTGAATTAGATGACGAGATAATGATGCTTTATCTTGAAGGAGAAGAAATATCAAATGATCTTATTAAAAAGGCACTTAGAAAAGCAACTATTGAAAATAAAGCAACACCAGTATTTTGTGGTTCTGCAAAAATGAATAGAGGTGTTCAACCTCTCTTAGATGGAATATTGGAATATCTTCCATCACCACTTGATATGCCACCAGTTAGAGGTTGGAATCAAAACGGTGAAGAAGTACAAATTAAACCATCAGAGGATGAACCATTTACAGCTTTAGCTTTTAAAATACAGGCAGATCCATATGTAGGAAAATTAACATTCTTTAGAGTTTACAGTGGTAGACTCGAAAAGGGAAGTTATGTATATAACTCAACTAAAGGTAAAAAAGAAAGAATTTCAAGGTTAATATTCATGCATGCAGATAAAAGAGAAGATGTTGAATATGTAAGAGCTGGTGATATTGTAGCGGCAATAGGATTAAAAGATACAAAAACTGGAGATACCCTTTGTGATGAAAAAAGACCAGTTATCTTAGAAAAAATGGAATTTCCGGAACCAGTTATTTCAATAGCAATTGAACCTGAAACAAAGAATGATCAAGACAAGCTTTCTAAAGCATTAACATTATTGAGCGATGAAGATCCATCTTTTAGAGCTTATGTTGATCACGAAACAGGTGAAACTATTATTTCTGGAATGGGTGAATTGCATCTTGAAATAATAGTGGATAGATTAAAGAGAGAATTTAACACTAAAGTAAGAGTTGGTCAACCTCAAGTTGCATATAGAGAAACTATTCAAGAACCGGCAGAAGCAGAAGGAAAGTATATCAGACAGAGCGGTGGTAGAGGACAATACGGTCATGTTATAATGAGATTTGAGCCAATTGACTTAAGTAAAACTTTTGAATTTGAAGATAGGATCGTTGGTGGAGTTATTCCTAAGGAATATATTCCAGCTGTTGAAGAAGGTGTAAGGGAAGCTGCACAAAGTGGTGTGCTTGCAGGATATCCAATGGTTGGAATAAAGGCAATACTCTTGGATGGTTCATATCACGAAGTTGACTCATCTGAAATGGCATTTAAAATTGCAGCAAGTATGGCTTTTAAAGAAGCAGTTAAAAAGGCTAAACCAATTTTACTTGAACCAATTATGAGAGTAGAAGTAACGACTCCTGAAGAATATATGGGTAACATAATAGCAGATTTAAACTCAAGACGTGCACATGTTGAAACACTTGAGTCAAGAGGACATTTGAGAATAATAAAGGCGCTTGTTCCATTGTCTGAAATGTTTGGGTATGCAACCGATTTGAGATCATTATCTCAAGGTCGTGCAACATACACAATGGTTTTGGAACGTTATGCAAAAGTTCCAGATAAATTAGCGGAAAAAATTATTTCAAAATAG
- the tuf gene encoding elongation factor Tu, giving the protein MAKEKFVRSKPHLNVGTIGHIDHGKTTLTAAITKYLSFFGRADYTPYEQIDKAPEEKERGITINISHIEYETETRHYAHIDCPGHADYIKNMITGAAQMDGAILVVAATDGPMPQTREHVLLARQVNVPAMIVFINKTDMVDDEELIDLVEMEVRELLNKYEFPGDDLPVVRGSALKAVEGPDDPNDPVYAPIKELLDTMDSYFPEPQRETDKPFLMPVEDVFSITGRGTVVTGRIERGVIRPGDEVEIIGMSYDIKKTVVTSVEMFRKILDEGLAGDNVGCLLRGIDKDEVERGQVLAKPGSITPHTTFKAQVYVLKKEEGGRHTPFQKGYKPQFFIRTADVTGELIDFPAGVEMVMPGDNVEMTIKLIYPVAIEEGMRFAIREGGRTVGAGVVTAIVE; this is encoded by the coding sequence ATGGCAAAAGAAAAGTTTGTGAGAAGCAAACCTCACCTTAACGTAGGTACCATCGGACACATTGACCACGGAAAAACAACATTAACAGCAGCTATAACAAAGTATCTTTCATTCTTTGGTAGAGCAGATTATACTCCATACGAACAAATCGATAAGGCACCAGAAGAAAAAGAAAGAGGAATTACAATTAACATTTCACACATCGAATATGAAACAGAAACAAGACACTATGCGCACATTGACTGTCCAGGTCACGCAGACTACATCAAGAACATGATTACTGGTGCTGCTCAAATGGATGGAGCGATCCTTGTTGTTGCTGCAACAGACGGACCAATGCCACAAACAAGAGAACACGTTCTTCTTGCAAGACAAGTTAACGTTCCTGCAATGATAGTCTTCATTAACAAAACAGATATGGTTGATGATGAAGAATTAATTGACTTAGTTGAAATGGAAGTTAGGGAACTTCTCAACAAATACGAATTCCCAGGTGACGATCTTCCAGTAGTAAGAGGTTCTGCACTTAAAGCAGTTGAAGGTCCAGATGATCCAAACGATCCAGTATACGCACCTATAAAAGAATTACTTGATACAATGGATTCTTACTTCCCAGAACCACAAAGGGAAACAGACAAACCATTCTTAATGCCTGTTGAAGACGTATTTTCAATCACAGGTAGGGGTACAGTTGTTACAGGAAGAATCGAACGTGGTGTTATCAGACCCGGTGACGAAGTTGAAATTATTGGTATGAGCTACGATATAAAGAAAACAGTTGTTACAAGTGTTGAGATGTTCAGAAAGATCCTTGACGAAGGTCTTGCTGGTGACAACGTTGGATGTTTGTTAAGAGGTATTGACAAGGACGAAGTTGAAAGAGGACAAGTTCTTGCAAAACCAGGATCAATTACTCCTCACACAACATTCAAAGCACAAGTTTACGTATTGAAGAAAGAAGAAGGAGGAAGACACACTCCATTCCAAAAAGGTTACAAACCACAATTCTTCATTAGAACAGCTGATGTTACTGGAGAATTAATTGACTTCCCAGCAGGTGTTGAAATGGTAATGCCTGGTGACAATGTTGAAATGACAATTAAACTTATCTATCCAGTAGCTATTGAAGAAGGAATGAGATTTGCTATCCGCGAAGGTGGAAGAACAGTCGGAGCAGGTGTTGTAACAGCAATTGTTGAGTAA
- the rpsJ gene encoding 30S ribosomal protein S10, which translates to MPGQKIRIRLKAYDHKLLDESAKKIVEIVKQTNAKVSGPIPLPTERTLYVVLRSPLKHKDSREQFEKRIHKRLIDILEPSPKTIDALMKINLPAGVDVEINL; encoded by the coding sequence ATGCCAGGACAGAAGATAAGAATTAGGTTGAAGGCATATGATCATAAATTGTTAGATGAATCAGCAAAAAAAATTGTTGAAATTGTAAAGCAAACAAATGCAAAGGTTTCAGGTCCAATTCCATTGCCAACTGAAAGAACACTTTATGTTGTTTTAAGATCACCATTAAAGCATAAGGATTCAAGGGAACAATTTGAAAAGAGAATTCACAAGAGATTAATTGATATTTTGGAACCATCACCAAAAACTATAGATGCTTTGATGAAGATTAATCTTCCAGCTGGAGTTGACGTTGAAATCAACTTGTGA
- the rplC gene encoding 50S ribosomal protein L3 — MKMIIGRKVGMTRIFKDDKVIPVTVIKAGPCYVVQKKTIDTDGYNAIQIGFEEAKKVNKPMEGVFKKAGVKPLKILKEFRVENPEEFELGQEIKVDIFAEGDKIDITGWSKGRGFAGAMKRWGFRGGPKSHGAKFHRELGSVGQHSEPARIFKGKKMPGQYGNERVTILNSEIVKIDVENNLIAVKGGVPGARGGLVLIRTAKRG; from the coding sequence ATGAAAATGATTATTGGAAGAAAAGTTGGAATGACCCGAATCTTTAAGGATGATAAAGTCATTCCTGTAACAGTTATAAAAGCTGGTCCTTGTTATGTTGTTCAGAAGAAAACAATAGATACAGATGGATACAATGCAATACAGATTGGTTTTGAGGAAGCAAAAAAAGTTAATAAGCCAATGGAAGGTGTTTTCAAAAAAGCAGGTGTCAAACCATTGAAAATATTAAAAGAATTCAGAGTAGAAAATCCAGAAGAATTCGAACTTGGACAAGAAATAAAGGTTGATATTTTTGCCGAAGGTGATAAAATAGATATTACAGGTTGGTCCAAAGGAAGAGGTTTTGCTGGTGCAATGAAAAGATGGGGATTTAGAGGCGGACCAAAATCTCATGGTGCAAAATTCCATAGAGAACTAGGTTCTGTTGGTCAGCACTCAGAACCTGCAAGAATTTTCAAAGGAAAAAAGATGCCGGGACAATATGGTAACGAACGTGTAACAATATTGAACTCAGAAATTGTTAAAATAGACGTAGAGAATAATTTAATAGCAGTAAAAGGTGGCGTCCCAGGAGCGAGAGGCGGCCTTGTCCTTATTAGAACTGCTAAAAGAGGATAA
- the rplD gene encoding 50S ribosomal protein L4: MAKVSLFNSKGENIGPIDLKDEVFAIEPNFDVIWRYVDMQLTNARAGTASTKTRGEVSGGGRKPWIQKHTGRARQGSIRAPHWRHGGVAHGPKPRVYFKRLNKKMKRLALKSALSLRLKEGNLIVVDEIKFKRPKTKDLREVLKNLGLENQKVLVVLPKKVEEYVNVKISGRNIPGVKVIIADNPGVDRTNIDGLNVYDILNHDKLVLLQGTVQKIEEVLG; encoded by the coding sequence ATGGCAAAAGTTAGTTTGTTTAACTCAAAAGGTGAAAACATCGGACCAATTGATTTAAAAGATGAAGTATTTGCTATCGAGCCAAATTTTGATGTTATTTGGCGCTATGTTGATATGCAACTTACAAATGCAAGAGCAGGAACAGCTTCTACAAAAACACGCGGAGAAGTGTCCGGCGGCGGAAGAAAACCTTGGATTCAAAAACACACAGGTAGAGCAAGACAAGGTTCAATTAGAGCACCACATTGGAGACACGGTGGTGTAGCCCACGGTCCAAAACCAAGAGTTTATTTTAAGAGATTGAACAAAAAAATGAAAAGACTTGCATTAAAGTCAGCTTTATCTTTAAGACTCAAAGAAGGAAATCTTATCGTTGTTGATGAGATTAAATTCAAAAGACCAAAAACAAAAGACTTGAGAGAAGTTTTAAAGAACTTGGGACTTGAAAATCAAAAAGTTTTGGTTGTTCTTCCAAAGAAAGTTGAGGAATATGTTAATGTTAAGATTTCTGGACGCAATATTCCAGGAGTTAAAGTTATCATTGCAGACAATCCTGGTGTTGACAGAACAAACATTGATGGATTGAACGTATATGATATTTTGAATCATGACAAACTTGTGCTCCTCCAAGGTACCGTCCAGAAGATCGAGGAGGTGCTTGGCTAA
- the rplW gene encoding 50S ribosomal protein L23: protein MKNYADVIIRPIVSEKSYYAREDRKYVFEVSKDANKPLIKEAVEKLFNVKVEKVNVINVKPKPKRDLRRGAMARQGYTKSWKKAIVTLKEGYTIKELEGEH, encoded by the coding sequence ATGAAGAACTACGCAGATGTTATTATTAGACCAATTGTTAGTGAAAAATCATATTATGCCAGAGAAGATAGAAAGTACGTTTTTGAAGTTTCTAAAGATGCCAATAAACCACTTATAAAGGAAGCTGTAGAAAAATTGTTTAATGTAAAAGTTGAAAAGGTTAACGTGATAAACGTAAAGCCAAAACCAAAAAGAGATTTAAGACGCGGTGCAATGGCAAGACAAGGATATACTAAATCTTGGAAAAAGGCTATAGTAACTCTTAAAGAAGGGTACACGATTAAGGAATTAGAAGGAGAACATTAA
- the rplB gene encoding 50S ribosomal protein L2 encodes MGLRRFKPTSPARRQMIIPDFSEITKKEPEKSLIAPLKKTGGRNSYGRVTVRFRGGGHKRRYRIIDFKRDKVGVPARVVSIEYDPNRTARIALLVYADGEKRYILAPQGLNVGDTVLNGPDAEIKPGNALPLENIPVGTIVHNVEFIPGKGGQIARSAGTSCQLMAKEGKYALLRMPSGELRKVPVKCYATIGVVGNEDHKNEVDGKAGRVRWKGRKPHVRGVAMNPVDHPHGGGEGRGKGHHPQSPWGQLAKGYKTRRGKKASDKLIVRRRNG; translated from the coding sequence ATGGGTCTTAGAAGATTTAAACCAACAAGCCCTGCAAGAAGACAAATGATAATACCTGATTTTTCCGAAATTACTAAAAAAGAACCGGAAAAATCATTAATTGCTCCACTTAAAAAGACAGGTGGAAGAAATAGCTATGGAAGAGTAACTGTAAGATTTAGAGGTGGCGGGCACAAAAGAAGATACAGAATCATTGATTTTAAAAGAGATAAAGTAGGAGTACCAGCTAGAGTTGTATCTATTGAATACGATCCAAATAGAACGGCAAGAATAGCATTGCTTGTCTATGCAGATGGTGAAAAAAGATATATATTAGCTCCTCAGGGTTTAAATGTTGGTGATACAGTATTGAATGGTCCTGATGCAGAGATTAAGCCAGGTAATGCATTACCACTTGAAAATATTCCAGTTGGTACAATTGTTCATAACGTTGAGTTTATTCCTGGAAAAGGTGGTCAAATAGCAAGATCCGCTGGAACATCATGCCAATTGATGGCAAAAGAAGGGAAATACGCATTATTGAGAATGCCATCAGGTGAGCTTAGAAAAGTTCCAGTAAAATGTTACGCAACAATCGGAGTAGTTGGAAATGAAGATCACAAAAACGAAGTTGATGGAAAAGCAGGAAGAGTAAGATGGAAAGGTAGAAAACCACATGTTAGAGGTGTTGCAATGAATCCAGTTGACCACCCACATGGTGGTGGTGAAGGAAGAGGAAAAGGACACCATCCACAAAGTCCATGGGGTCAACTTGCTAAAGGTTATAAAACAAGAAGAGGAAAGAAAGCATCAGATAAATTGATTGTAAGAAGAAGAAATGGTTAA
- the rpsS gene encoding 30S ribosomal protein S19 — MGRSTKKGPYVDPKLLKKIRQLNEAGEKKIIKTWSRASMIVPEMVGHTIAVYNGLKHIPVYITENMVGHRLGEFSFTRRFGGHADKSASKGQVKK, encoded by the coding sequence ATGGGCAGGTCCACGAAAAAGGGACCTTATGTAGATCCCAAGTTACTAAAAAAAATAAGACAACTTAACGAAGCAGGCGAGAAGAAAATAATTAAAACATGGAGCAGAGCAAGTATGATAGTACCTGAAATGGTTGGGCATACAATAGCAGTATATAATGGTTTAAAACACATTCCAGTATACATTACAGAAAATATGGTTGGTCATAGATTAGGTGAATTTTCATTTACCAGAAGATTTGGAGGACACGCTGATAAGTCTGCTAGCAAGGGTCAGGTTAAAAAGTGA
- the rplV gene encoding 50S ribosomal protein L22 — protein MQVLIKRNGMKRSKFHRERKEKLATMPVYEAKAVAKFVRISPRKARSVANSIKGKNVSEAFTILEFSPKKAARLIKNVLKSAVANAVNNHGLNEENLYVYTCYVNDGPRMKRIWPRGRGSADIIQKRMSHITVIVRDKEAEKAAKEEK, from the coding sequence ATGCAAGTTCTCATAAAGAGAAACGGAATGAAACGTTCCAAATTCCATAGAGAGAGAAAAGAAAAATTAGCAACAATGCCAGTGTATGAAGCAAAAGCAGTAGCAAAATTTGTTAGAATTTCTCCAAGAAAAGCAAGAAGTGTTGCAAATTCAATTAAAGGTAAAAATGTTTCAGAAGCTTTTACAATTCTTGAGTTTTCTCCAAAAAAGGCTGCAAGACTTATAAAAAATGTGTTAAAATCAGCAGTGGCAAATGCTGTTAATAACCATGGGCTTAACGAGGAAAATTTATATGTTTACACATGCTATGTAAACGATGGTCCAAGAATGAAAAGAATTTGGCCAAGAGGTAGAGGAAGTGCAGATATAATTCAAAAAAGGATGTCCCATATTACAGTAATTGTTAGAGACAAGGAAGCCGAAAAGGCTGCAAAGGAAGAAAAGTGA
- the rpsC gene encoding 30S ribosomal protein S3, which translates to MGQKVHPRGFRLGITADWQATWFNEKNYKEYLLEDEEIRKVIKNKYAQAGISEIVIERPDSERVIAIIKSARPGIIIGKKGAEITELRQELEKRFNRRFIVNVEEIKNPEVDAQLVAENIASRIEKRASYKVVMKKAIFNAMKKGAKGIKIMVSGRLAGAEIARTEWYLKGRLPLQTIKSIIDYGTARAETKYGTIGIKVWIYKGDADI; encoded by the coding sequence GTGGGTCAAAAAGTTCATCCACGCGGCTTCAGGCTCGGGATAACAGCAGATTGGCAGGCAACATGGTTTAATGAAAAGAATTACAAGGAATACTTGCTTGAAGACGAAGAAATTAGAAAAGTTATAAAGAATAAATATGCACAAGCAGGAATTAGTGAGATTGTTATTGAAAGGCCAGACTCAGAAAGAGTAATTGCAATTATAAAATCTGCAAGACCAGGAATAATCATAGGTAAAAAAGGTGCAGAAATAACAGAATTAAGACAAGAACTTGAGAAGAGATTTAACAGAAGATTTATAGTCAATGTTGAGGAAATTAAAAATCCTGAAGTTGATGCACAATTAGTAGCAGAAAATATTGCAAGCAGAATTGAAAAACGTGCATCTTACAAAGTAGTAATGAAAAAAGCTATCTTTAATGCTATGAAAAAAGGTGCAAAGGGTATAAAAATAATGGTTTCTGGAAGACTTGCAGGTGCAGAAATTGCAAGAACAGAGTGGTATTTGAAAGGAAGACTTCCACTTCAAACTATAAAATCAATAATCGATTATGGCACAGCTAGAGCTGAAACAAAATATGGTACAATTGGTATTAAAGTATGGATTTATAAAGGCGACGCCGATATCTGA
- the rplP gene encoding 50S ribosomal protein L16, whose amino-acid sequence MLMPKRVKYRKQHRGRMKGNAKGGALVNFGEYGLKAMESHWITAQQIEACRIAITRTLKKTGKLWIRVFPDKSYTKHPAESKLGKGKGNVEGWVAVVKPGKILFEIGGVDEKLAREALEYAATKLPIRTKIVKRHEIGGEAV is encoded by the coding sequence ATGTTAATGCCAAAAAGAGTTAAGTACAGAAAACAACACAGAGGTAGAATGAAAGGAAATGCAAAGGGCGGAGCATTAGTAAACTTTGGAGAATATGGGCTTAAAGCTATGGAGTCACATTGGATTACAGCACAACAGATAGAAGCATGTAGAATTGCAATTACAAGAACTTTAAAGAAAACAGGTAAACTTTGGATTAGAGTTTTTCCTGATAAATCATATACAAAACACCCGGCTGAGAGTAAGCTAGGTAAAGGTAAAGGAAACGTTGAAGGTTGGGTAGCAGTAGTAAAACCAGGTAAAATATTATTTGAAATTGGAGGAGTAGATGAAAAGCTTGCTAGAGAAGCATTAGAATATGCTGCTACAAAACTTCCAATAAGAACAAAAATAGTAAAAAGACATGAGATAGGTGGTGAAGCAGTATGA
- the rpmC gene encoding 50S ribosomal protein L29: MKAAELRNLTNEELMNLLEEKKRTLMNLRFQNVLGQLTDYSQISKTRKDIARIKTILRERELGVRR; the protein is encoded by the coding sequence ATGAAGGCTGCTGAACTTAGAAATTTAACAAATGAAGAATTGATGAATTTATTAGAAGAAAAGAAAAGAACACTCATGAACTTGAGATTCCAGAACGTTTTGGGACAACTTACGGACTACAGTCAAATTTCAAAGACAAGGAAAGACATAGCAAGAATCAAAACAATTCTCAGGGAAAGAGAATTGGGTGTAAGGAGGTAA
- the rpsQ gene encoding 30S ribosomal protein S17 — MPKKKLIGEVVSDKMDKTVVVAVSTLVKHPRVGKYIKRTKKYYAHDENNECRDGDIVEIIESRPLSKLKRWRVLRIVERSVFADETLDEELEGGSSDDN; from the coding sequence ATGCCTAAAAAGAAATTGATTGGCGAAGTTGTAAGCGATAAAATGGATAAAACAGTTGTAGTTGCAGTTAGTACATTAGTAAAACACCCGAGAGTGGGGAAATATATTAAGAGAACAAAAAAGTATTATGCACACGATGAAAATAACGAATGTAGAGACGGAGATATAGTTGAAATTATTGAATCAAGACCTTTAAGTAAATTAAAAAGATGGAGAGTACTTAGAATAGTGGAAAGATCAGTTTTTGCAGATGAGACTTTAGACGAAGAATTGGAAGGAGGTAGTAGTGATGATAATTAA
- the rplN gene encoding 50S ribosomal protein L14, with the protein MIINESYLNVADNSGAKLLRVIRVMGGSRRKWGTVGDVVVCSVRDAVPNGDLKKGDVVKAVIVRTKKEIRRPDGTYIRFDDNAAVVLDKYNEPKGTRVFGPVAKELREKGFMKIVSLAPEVF; encoded by the coding sequence ATGATAATTAATGAAAGCTACCTCAATGTTGCAGACAACTCGGGAGCAAAACTTTTAAGAGTTATTAGAGTAATGGGCGGTTCAAGGAGAAAATGGGGAACAGTAGGAGACGTAGTTGTATGTAGTGTTAGAGATGCAGTACCAAACGGAGATTTAAAGAAAGGTGATGTTGTAAAGGCTGTTATTGTTAGAACGAAAAAAGAAATTAGAAGACCAGATGGTACTTATATTCGTTTTGATGATAATGCCGCTGTCGTACTAGATAAATATAACGAGCCTAAGGGGACACGTGTTTTTGGCCCAGTTGCAAAGGAATTAAGAGAAAAAGGATTTATGAAAATTGTCTCCTTAGCGCCTGAAGTATTTTAA
- the rplX gene encoding 50S ribosomal protein L24: MARKIRKGDTVMVLSGKDKGKTGEVVRVIPKEDKVVVRGVNVVKRHQRPNAQMRQGGIIEKESPIYACKVALVCPSCGKATRVGFRFLEDGTKVRYCKKCGEVIDK; the protein is encoded by the coding sequence GTGGCAAGGAAAATAAGAAAAGGCGATACAGTAATGGTACTTTCTGGAAAAGATAAAGGAAAAACAGGTGAAGTTGTAAGAGTAATTCCAAAAGAAGATAAAGTAGTTGTAAGAGGAGTAAATGTTGTAAAAAGACATCAAAGACCAAATGCACAAATGAGACAAGGTGGAATTATTGAGAAAGAATCACCAATTTATGCTTGTAAGGTTGCATTAGTGTGCCCAAGCTGTGGAAAAGCAACAAGAGTTGGATTTAGATTTTTAGAAGATGGAACAAAAGTAAGGTACTGTAAGAAGTGTGGAGAAGTCATAGATAAGTAA